The window TATCACACTTGGGTGGTGTAAGGCAAGCTAGAAAAAGAGACTTGCCCAATTTCATGCTGATTTTTGGGATCGTAATAGGGAACTCTTGACCAGTCGAGAGATCAAACTCGTTCCGATGTCAGCTATGTTTTCCTCTTTGGTTTTTCCATAAGCAAACTCTTTAGATGTTACACCGAAGTAGGCGGCTTCTGTTGGATTTCTCTTGTTCTTCATAATCAACTTTTCCATCCCATTGTTTCATCTTTATATACGGATACTTCCTTTAATCTTTTGTGCTTTGTTTTAGCCGCTGTCCATCCAGGGCTCGTGCAGAAACTTTTGAAACTTGCCTTTTGAAGCCTAACTGCTTTGGCCTCTCGAGTTTCAAAGGTTCATTGTTTTGACCATTCCTCTTTATGGTACTTATGACCAGTTCTTTTTCAAGTGACATTTGCCATCTTTGAAGCTTCATTCTCAAAGACCGAGTTTTTCGTTGATGATTCTCAACTTCCTGTCATTTGACCAAGCCTGTATTTTTTTCAAGAGGCCTCTCTATCTTTTTCTTCCTGTCCTTTGCTGTTTGATTTGGTGACGTCGCTTCTTTGATATTTAGCATGGGCTCAAAGAACAGCCAAAGTTGCACGTTCAGTCGTGTTTGCTGTATTCTGTCAGAGGCTGAATGGTCAAGATCAATCGGTTTGACCAGGCAGCAAACATAATCAGAACATCTTGAGCACAACTCTGATATCTTCAAAACGTTTGATTTGTGGTGTCTTTCCAATCAGTTGCAAGAAGGTATTTGTTAGAGGGCATTAGAGAAACTATTTGTGAGAGTCGAGGACCATTGATAGATGCTGCATCACCAGAGACAGGTACGAAAGATGTTTGAGGTGGTACGTTTCCTTCAGAACATAGAGGTGAGTGTTTTGCTTTCAGATATTTGCATTGTTTTTGTGTTTTCCTTTGGAGTGGTTGAAGTTGTCATGTGGTCTGATAGACGGGCTGATATCAAGATGATTTTTGCAGATATTTTCTTATTGAAAATCTCATTGTATGTGCCTATTCTTATTTGGGAAATCAATGAGATAAAGCTTTACTTCGGCTCCATGAGTGTCACACACAGGCCAATACTTAAGATCAGTGACTCAACTTGTCCTTTCCTTTTGCTGAAGCATCAAGATCAGCATATCTCTCACATTAACTTGAATCTGTTTGTCTCATGAGTGGATGGTATAAGCGTCTTTGACACCTGGTGTTAACGTGGATCAGCCTTCTGACGATGACAAGTGCTCAGCACTTGTTGCCTGATACCCATCCTGGCCATGATTGTCATAATCTCTCACTTCGTTTGATCATTTTCTCTCGCTCTCCTGGGTCAAGTGTTAGTCAGATTCTTAATCCTTTTTGCGTTGGCGCTAAATATCATCTCCAAAATCACTTCCTTTTTGGAGAGGATATTCTTTCTGGATATTTTGGAGAGTCTAATAATGTTGACACCTAGCCTTTGACGTGAGTGTGTCtgacaaaaatatgacattttcatATGCCTTTAACTGTGACACACAATTGAATCCTGCTGCAAAACAGTCAGTTTAGCTTGAAAAAGGAGTAAGTTTGGTCAAGGTGTCTCAGGTCTGTTCAGATATCAGTCACGTGTTAGGCATACCTGAAGCCTCGTTGAATATGATACAGAAAAGTAATCTATTGTGAGCGTGTAAATCCAGCTTTCATTATTACTTCACAACTCGGAAGATTGTGCTAACTTCTCGATGACCCAAAAGCTTGGGAGAGTGAAAAGATGCGTGGTCTTGACAGTTAGAGTGTAAGAATTAACAAACTTGCCAGATTGCTGGAAACTTCAAACAGTCATCAAATCGGCCAATCCGTTGCGAGGATGCTATTAGGCCGTTCATCTCGATGGCAGGAAATATCCATTAGGCAGTCGCTGGGATGAGTTTTAGAACTTCACTGAACACCCTAGTGGCAGGAAATGTCGTCGTCagataaaaagaaatttgaTTTACATCAAACAGTGGTGAAGCCGCAAATGTTTTGATGTTGTTTTCCTCTCGCTGTTTGCTTGTTCTTCATACAGTTGCTTGGTTACCAGATTGGGCCTCTACATCTTTCATCTTTTTGATCTCGATTCCTCCTGATTGACGACGGCGGCGCTGCTGTGACCTTCCTTTTCAGCCATTTGCGGAACGGCAGGGGACATTGATTAGCATTTAAAGAAGTTATTATGCAGACAAAAGGAGGAATTGAGCTGGGGAGTCGTAGTCATTGCCTGATGATGTGCTCACGGTTTAGCCAAGGTCTAAACTGGCGTCTGCTGTTCACTATTTTGAGGAGTCTTTCGGTAATTTAAATAACATATTATATTCTTTCAGATACTTTTATTGGGTTTTCAGAGAAGAATTTGAAATCACTTTGAGAAGACATTGACgtggatttttttaaaactttgctaatgtttgtttattttcctGTCTTTACAGAGTGAAGAGTCAGAAGAGAAGCCGATGAATGTAAGCGGGAAGTTAGCGCCGTCTACAGATCTGACGACGTTGATGGCAGCTGCCGCGGCGAATGCTATGGCGGAGCATGAGGCGAACGCTCAGAGTATACTGGAGGAACATGTCTCGAGAATATGGGACAATTCTGCACATGGAACGCCGAGTCGCTCTCCTGGACGACATACGCCCAAATCAAAATCTCCGGAACGTGCTTACAGAAAACTTTTATCACCTGGTTACATGGCGTGTGTTCCGGCGCCAAGTTATAATAAGACGTATAAAAGGAAAGATAAAGACTACGCTTCTCTGTTATCTTATGACAGTGGTGTTAGTGAGCCGAGTGGTCACACGTTCGATAACCATGATAACTGTAGTTCACATTGTAAACACattcaccaccaccatcatcatcatcacatacGAGATTTAAAATCAAAACAACATTTCGAAATCGAAGCACAACAATGCGGGTTTTCAGCATGTTATGTTGAGGAGCATAGTTTACGGGGTGCACACCCACCGGACTCTTTACCACTGCCGGGCCACCGAGAAGGTCGCGCCAGAGACTCGGGTAAAAGAAGTAGTAACAATAATAGTAAGAAAATCTCAGCGGACTCTATGAGCAATGTGTATGACAGTGGAGTGAGCATGGCCTATGACAGATCACCACCGATGGCGGTACCTAACTTGACGAACCCAAGCAATGAGAAGTAAgttgaaatgttttattttccaTTATTTTCGTAATGTTAGCCAGTTCTTTAACTTTTGCATCTGGCAAAGTGGCACATACTTGTGTGATGACAACTACGTGTTTCATTAGGCCAGTGCTGCATGGGTTAATTGCTTTTTCTTTCAGAGTCCAGACCCCCTAAACTCCTGAATTCGCAAACTCCATCTGCACTAATATTCTACTTCCGATTTTACAAATTATGCACAATGGAATACCAAGTCAATCAAGCCTTTAATGATTGATTCCATTAAGGATATCAACATCTTTCCACCAACGCCATCTCCTGGTTTCAGAGGAAACCGTTAAATAGCAATTTCATTCAAGAGTGATAATGGTGTTGCATTGGTTACCGTATCTTGCCATTGTCTGCTGTGGTAATTGTTCCTTGCTGGCGGTGTTGAGGCCAAATCTAATGAATTTACTGTTGGGAACATTTGGCATGACTAAGGAGCACAAGTTCTAATTTCTATTTTCCAGCACTGATTGACTGTCAGTTGATGCTGCTTTGATAATATGAATATGTTGAAGGATCTGTCAGGTAGCTGTGATAGTGAATAATATAGTTACTGCAGAAAGTTATTTTTGATGGTTTGTTGGTTTTCTGGCTGAAAAATCAATTGCCTTGGCCTATAACAAGGGAAATCATGCTTAGGGACTAGGATTCCTTGTGAGACTCGGCAAAGATGGCTGTCGAGACATCGCAACGGATAATTGTTCACCCTAAATATGTCCTGGTGGTTAATTAGGGTACTTACACTCTATTGATCCATCACCAGGATCAAACGATTCCAGACCTTGGGTGGATGCAGATGGTCTCACCGGGATGCGTCAGAGGGGACTTTGGCAGATTTTCAGGTTGTCCTATCAGGGTGCAGTAACCTTTGAAAGGGTTTTGACGCTAAGTGTTGGTCAATTTGCTGATCTTCATTTGGTGGGAGACagacttcagcatgcactgcgGAAAAGTGCCTAACTTATCATGTTGAATGCAGGTTCCTCCCCCACATCCCAGTTCTCTAGAGTTGAAGTTGTGGAGCATATTGCAGGTATTGATCACTCTCCCATTGTATCAGTTCAGTCTACATGCCCATGTAGAACAAGACACTCAGATGGTCATTTCGTTTCGGCTACGATTAGTCATTTCGACATCAAAGTCGGAAGCATCAGTCGAGTTTTCACGATTATAATCAAAGGCTAGTCAACGGAGATATTGCCATATTGGCAGTCACGGTGGCAGCGAGCTGTCAGGGCCAGTAGACTCACAAAAGAACGAATCTAACGATGAAGAAACAGCGTAACTTGGCGTGCTGTTCTTTTGAACTCTTAACTGAATGATGCACGCAACTTTTTCAGTCTCATTTTATTAAATGGTTGGTTGTGTCGTGTTGCATTTCGAAAGAATACTGTGGGTTGTGGTTGATGAATTTTATTGTTTGACACCCTGCTGTTTGATTTGTCATGTCATTAGGTTCTTTCATAAAGCGTGTAAAAAGCTTCCTTCTTTATTTGTAATGACAATGCAAAACTGACAGGGGGAGTAGATTGGGATATCAATACGATAATCAGAATAATCCGGCCTTGTGTGATATTTGAACATTGGTTTCAGATTTGAACCACGCAAGTTTGTACAAAAAATGGTTGCAGAAATTGACTCTACTAGCAGATTAGATCAGGACTTCGATGCAACAAACTAATTCACACATAGCTTAATAATATCTTGATCTTAACCTGAAGCAGCTAAAAAGCAACATCTGTTCTGTATTTGTCAACATTTCTAGTCTTGTTCGTGATACTTGCATCAGCAGTTTCACAAAATGACTCTGCATGGTCAAATGAAGTGACTTTCTTAAGTGGCAACGAGTTCCTTTGATCTTGTCTGGCGTTTCAAATCCAGTCACTTCCAGTGGACTTGCTCAGAAAAAGTTTGAGGGTTTTAATGTTTGTGATGGAGTTGGCATCATGTCCTGATGAAATCCACAGCAGTCTTGTGTGAAAACTGCCTCGAGGCCGTGTTTTCTTCAAAGTGAACTTGCCTGCGACTCTGATCTCTCTACAAGTaatggcttggaaaattacAAGGATTGGCCGATGGTTGGTCATGTGTGTGAATATCCTCTGGCTCGTTGATCAGGAGGGCATTTAAATGCCATGTGCACAGTTACTTGGGCGAAAATAGGGATTCTCTTTGGGTGCActcgaaatgaaatgaaacccTTGAAACGTACTCTACTAGATATTGAAGCATTCTTAACAATTGAAATTTGAAGTTTTATTAACTGTCTTCATTGACAGACATGAGCAATACCTCATTAATTCAGTAACTCTTTGAAGTAGCCCTCTCTATGATCTCAGAGACGCAAGCAACAAAGACCAAGCGAAAAGGCGAAAGTATTAGAATTACAAATCGTAATATTTCCGACTTGAACAGATACCGTCCCATGGGTACGGTAAATACGGCGGAGAATTCTAATGATTGTCTGATCAAATATCAATCATCCTATAACATGAAAGGATAACCAAATTAACAGGGTGCGACATTTGGTGAATGAGCGCTCAACTTGCAATATGATCGCAAAATGATATACTCGCGGAAAAATGGCCGTAATGGGCTTGACTCGTTCACCCACTAATCAAGCGAGAACAAATTATGGGTTTTAATTTAGCtgtgttttctgatttgtgaTGACACTGCGCTTTCTTCATGAGTAGTCCAGTTCGGCGATGATTAGGGTGTAGGATTGAACAAATAGCCGTGGGCTTAAAATACCTGGGGGACCATCTCTCTGATATAAACACGGCGCCTCTTGTTATTCATATCAtagttctttttttcttttgaaaagaaAACTGGTTATTAGCAGTTAATTGGTCAGGGATTCTTTCAGTTGTTTGTAGGCAAtatgtttgggggggggggtggagggGCAGTCCTGTGTTAATCTGCTGAAAAAGCAATTTCACGAGATTTATAGCAAAAGTCTGAAGTTACTTGTCATGTGGTATTCTATCGTTTTCATATGCCAGTTATACAGGAGTGTTTCTGAACACCATATTGCCTCTTAAACGTAGACCACCTTGAGATTAAGTGGCATGGATGGCGCTTCTCAACTTTTTCTTGGCATCAGTACCACAGAAAGTCTTTGGAAGAGATTGTTGAAAATGAAGTGCTCAGATCCCACAAAGTCTAGTCGTCTGAGAGTCTCGACATAAACCAGCTTGTCGGAGAGCTGAGCAATCCCTTTTTACAAGCCTCGGCGCACAATATCAAGAGGGATAGAAAAACAATCATAAAGGGAGATAGGCCGATTAAAAAGTTGGCACAGCCATGCGTACTGCTTGCCAGTCTCCGCTAATTGCATAAAGTGCTACAAAGCATTCTCATCTCGCATGCATAAATAAGTGGATGACGTTAGCTTTTGTCTTTAAAGGCTTTCTTGTCGGCTGAATATATTTTGACAAGAGATTTGCCCTTAGAAGAGTGCTAGCAAGAAATGCCCTGCCACTTTGATCACCGCGCTGGAAAATACAATTCTCGTAGATCAAACTGCCGCTATTTTCGTACCTGGTACGACAAGAGAGAGAGAGCATTTCATCGCAATCGTTCTATGACCGAGTggtttgaaaacaaagaactttgCTTGTTGTGTATTAATAGACCGCCCATTCATCTCAGCGAAATGCAATGTGTTCATATTAATTGATCTAGATTGTCAGGATTTAGCGCATAATGAACGGGGTACGATCTTGTCATGATTTGGCAAGGCTGCGTGACAAAGTCCTTCGGACTATCGAACGAGTCAATGATGTTCCTATTGCCATGACCGAATCAGTGTGGCTTCGATAACAACCGCATGCGGACGTAAGCGTTAGTTTGGACACCAGGTGTTATTGAAATATTGCCCATACATAATTTAGTCGATGGCAAATTGTGATTCGTGAGACTTGAAAGTAACAAGTTAGTTTTTGTGATAAGGCTTTGATCAAAAATTCATAAAGGAATGAGCTGATGTGAGGTCTTTGTTGAGCGAGGTTGGTGGGCTATCATCAAACAAACGAAAGGAACATCCAAAGGGGATATAGCCAGGGTTTCAAATAAGGAAGTCTCTGGTTTAACCTGTCTGCAGGCACTTTGTTAATTAAAGGCAAGCTTATATTAACTGATTGGAACACAGGGCTGGAACTACTATCACAAGTATTTTTAGAAAGTCACCTCTTTGAGTTGGGAGATTGAAAAATATGCCTAATGATGTTGCGGTGATTCATAAAACTTTTATCTTTGCCGAGGAATTTAATTAAAAGTCCCGACAAAAGTGAAATAGTTTGCAGAATCGTTTGATCGATTTCTTTACGAAgcttttgataaaaaatgaGACCGCCATGCGTTCTTCCAACCGTCTTTGGGAGCAGTGTTGAGACTCGGTGCTAGCCACTTCAAAAGAAATTTACCACTCCTCTTTCGCTTTGTTTTTAAATCATTTTGCAATAAATTTGAATGAGTTTTCTTTTTATCTCCTTCATTCAATTATTATGTGCGAGAATTAGCTGGTAATCCACAAATGAAATCATCACTGAGAAAGTCTGATTATCAATGTGGGGAATCTTTGACAGTAGGGGTTCTGATTACATTAGAATCTGAAGATCAATAGTTGTTGAGTGGGAACTGAGCTTATTTGTGATCACTTTTCTCAAGAATTATAAAAGACAAGGGAATTTATTGTGGAAGCCCATTTCCTTGTCTCAAATCACCAATATGTTGGGCTTACTTCATTTCATAGAAGGCCAAGGTCTTTTCATGCCACAATGTGCAGCTCTTGGTAATTTGTTTAGATTCACCTCTGATTTTCTTGGGGTTGTTTGTTTTCAGAATCTTAAAACAAATCTTTTCAGAGTTTTCAACAGGATGTTGAAATTTAACTTATGTATACTCGAGCCAAATATCTTTGCTCATGCTTCGTTCTCAATCGATCGTTTCAGGGTATTAAACTGGATGTTGGAGAATGAAAAGCTCAAGGAGTACTCCACGCACACCGACTCCGACCGCAGTTCCTCACACAAACGCTCACACAAGTCCTCGACTGCTTCACCATCACAGCATAGGCAAGGGTGAGTTCAATTGCTAGCAACCTTTGGCAGGCCACTTCTCAAGCTGTTGTTTCATCAGTTGGTCAGGATCAAAGGCAGACATCCTGAGATCGAGTTGTGCTGAGGCATTGTAAGTGTGATCTTGCTGGTAACCTTTGGCAAGCCACTTGATCTATCTGTTCTCCATGATGTGATTTTCCCTTTCAGAAACTCCAAGAAAGCTGGAGTTGCTTACCACACGAGTCGATCAGGATCACAAGAGCGCAGTGGTTTGGGGTCGTGGATCGGACCAGATGTGGCGCCTGTCCATCACAAGAAACCTACGCAGCCTTTCGTTCAAGATCCAAACATGCCCTTGCTGACCCCTCCAAACCCTACCACACAGCTGGAAGAGGCCAAGAGGAGGTTGGAAAAAGAGGCAAAGATGCCAAAATCAAGGTAGGACTTCGAGGTCTCTTTCCTCTCTGCGTAGTGTTTCAGTTCGAGATAAACTTGCCGCACTAACTGATTGATTTGTTCAGCTTCAGTTGTTACTTCGTGTTCATCCTCACTCATCTTCATAAAGTTGCCTTATACGATGGAATGTTACTCTTGCAGATCTTTCACCGGTGCTGTATCCAAGGATAAGCGACCACCACAAACTCTTGGACATCCAGCGCCACTTAGACAGTCCACGTGTAGACAAGGGCTAGAGATTGACCAGCCGCCGTCAGAAGGAAGCAGTCAGCCACCGTCAAGGCAAGAGTAAGTCCAATATTAACTCTCTTTCTTTTTGTGCCATTACTAGAAATATGTGGTCTGATCATAAACAACATTTCTTGCGATCCTGCTGCGTCATTGTGTTTCCTAATTAATCCACACACTTTGCACACCCTGTGCATCTCTTCATGTACTAATGCACACATCAAACCGAACATACTGCCACGAGAATAATTGAAAACTGTAAGAAAAGGATAGTGTTTCTTAGAATTGTTTGATCTCAGCCCCCCTAGGAAGCACAACGCTTATTGATTAGCGGAGCTGTGATGTGTCAGAAGACTAATGTAACATTGCCATTGGACAGAGTAGTAAATGTGCAGTGGGCGCTTTTGATGGCGGTTTTATGCTTTGTAAGAGTTCTTGAAATCTTTTAATCCTGTGTTTTTACGCGgagaagatttttcaaaatctttggTATCATTAAATTGGAGGCTTGCAGGCTCTTTTGTATGGATTTATTTCTAAAGCAAAATATTCATGTAGTCATGTTACTCATTGGTTGAGATTGTTCCTGATTTCagagagatacatgtatatgatatttgCATGCAAATTGAATTGCAAAGTTTTACTgcaatgaaatattgatgattgccTTGTTTCTCTTCAGGAAATCACAGAGTAGGTCATCGTCTGCTAGTGCCCCAACAACGCCTGGCTCACAGGGCGAGAAGACCGTTGTCGGCTACTACCTGTGTGGTGACCCGATCCCGTACAGGAGCGTCATCGAGGGCAAGAATATCACACTAAAACAGTTCAAGCAGCTCATTACTAAGAAGGGCAACTACAAGTAAGTAACAACACTCTTTTGGGTGTCACTGAAATTTCAGGCACGGTGCCATAAAGGCCTAGTGTGACTGATTTCAGCGCATGAGAAAAAATTATGCAAGCACAGATTATTACTCCATGTCTTGGCCGTCTCCTCCAAAAGGTCATCCCTTTTCCCCCAACACACTGTTGCAGTTTTCCAATCTTGGCAATCGAATTGAATATGCGATGAATGCTTATCATGGCATTTCGACCTTAACTCGAGGCAAGAGTTTTGTCCGATCTGGCCACATCTTTGATATAAGTTCTCCAGCCACTCATCAAAGTAGTTGCCTCCCTGGTTATATCTTTTAGCTAGTCGTAGAAGTACACAAATCAAATTAAGGTTCTTTTGTTCTCGTGCCACTTAATTACTCCTGGATGATTAGGAAAACAGAGCCTTTTTGAAGTGGCTTTATCGAATGGGGTAAAGCCGTATTGTCAGTCTTTAGAAGCCTACCCCCGCAGGCCCATCACAGGCACAGTTGTAATAACGTTGTGGCTGGCTAAACACAAACTTGTGATCTTTCTCGTTTCTCTAATGAATGAGGCCCAGGGGGAATTTGGTCGCTGAGGATACAAAGTTATCGTCTGGGTTTCGCAGGTGCCTCTGATAGAAGTTTTCATGGCAATGTAATTGTTTTTGATGGCTGTTCCAATAGTCGGTCATGTCCGTGAGGTACAGAGTTTACTTTGAAGTGGATGAATAGTTGAGGGCTTTGTGATTTGGTAATTTGGTATTCGGATAATTTGAGGTGGTTTTGCTTTTGAGTGGCCTTGTGTAGGAACTGGTTCGCCATGTTTATTTGGAAAGGAGAATGTCATTGTTTACTTTCAGTGCAGGCTCGGGAATAAATTTCTGCACTCAATTGGTCATATGTTAGGTCGTGGCTTAGTTGAACAGAAAGAAGTGTCTAGTAGCAATAAACGTTCATCTGGCAAACTTCTACATGGTCTCATGTTCTTATTCTAGATACTTCTTCAAGCGAGCCAGTGATGAGTTT is drawn from Lineus longissimus chromosome 1, tnLinLong1.2, whole genome shotgun sequence and contains these coding sequences:
- the LOC135485252 gene encoding axin-1-like isoform X2, producing MSIEAPQFLNDAGGTFAEDAPRPPVPGEENDHGSHGSNSGNSTRSYNSLKSRGSSRSSGKRMSEVSHSPAATPRQSSLKGVILCDDDAPLGFEPEGSCSNSPQFTENSTPSYLKWAENLTFLLEDSDGVKLFKQFLCTENCANTLDFWFACQGFKNNVPPNDVQKIHQLIKLIYRNYIRGETTIAIKADTKKAIVDKISKKEQLDQMIFDDAQTEIEDQMKNTLYPSFLKSELYVQYVQNGGESPKTSTTASSSGSNSVRPLSGILPTVHEDSELQQADINAKVTTALTKGALLATSLSRAQFSGARKVNEGVSGSTPYISSGGKVPNPYHVSYAPVSAQDSELQSLSSDALTDETMSLTDSSVDGIPPSYHTKKWKVQQRRAMKRSAQQNKDTTLTQNIIPRTERAPKDRNIAEVDPISFAAMLTEKLEKVLKEQENMEKIKKLMNESEESEEKPMNVSGKLAPSTDLTTLMAAAAANAMAEHEANAQSILEEHVSRIWDNSAHGTPSRSPGRHTPKSKSPERAYRKLLSPGYMACVPAPSYNKTYKRKDKDYASLLSYDSGVSEPSGHTFDNHDNCSSHCKHIHHHHHHHHIRDLKSKQHFEIEAQQCGFSACYVEEHSLRGAHPPDSLPLPGHREGRARDSGKRSSNNNSKKISADSMSNVYDSGVSMAYDRSPPMAVPNLTNPSNEKVLNWMLENEKLKEYSTHTDSDRSSSHKRSHKSSTASPSQHRQGNSKKAGVAYHTSRSGSQERSGLGSWIGPDVAPVHHKKPTQPFVQDPNMPLLTPPNPTTQLEEAKRRLEKEAKMPKSRSFTGAVSKDKRPPQTLGHPAPLRQSTCRQGLEIDQPPSEGSSQPPSRQEKSQSRSSSASAPTTPGSQGEKTVVGYYLCGDPIPYRSVIEGKNITLKQFKQLITKKGNYKYFFKRASDEFETGVVHEEITDENSVLPLWEGKIVGKIEKIE